From Solanum lycopersicum chromosome 8, SLM_r2.1, the proteins below share one genomic window:
- the LOC112942069 gene encoding LRR receptor-like serine/threonine-protein kinase EFR encodes MVSMAMIIELLVLLTYLSNTNASNISTDEAALLAFKAHITSDPNGMLSKNWTKGTHVCNWIGISCSKRHQRVTSLDLNGLRLRGSIAIDIGNLSFLSFLDIGNNSINGEIPDELGYLRRLKHLSLSMNNLTGQIPESLGLLRRLELLDLSENDLFGSVPSSIFNVSSLKVINLIYNALSGTLPNDICHNLPRLEGLQIARNQLSGQLPSNLDKCKELIYLSLSYNHFTGNLPRDMWNLTKLQHLFIGWNNITGISNVLV; translated from the exons ATGGTTTCCATGGCTATGATTATAGAATTGCTAGTTTTGTTAACGTACCTCTCGAATACTAATGCATCGAACATTTCAACTGATGAGGCTGCTCTTTTAGCTTTCAAAGCTCATATAACTTCAGATCCAAATGGAATGTTGTCGAAAAACTGGACAAAGGGGACTCACGTTTGCAATTGGATAGGCATATCTTGCAGTAAAAGGCATCAAAGAGTGACATCACTAGACCTCAATGGTCTCAGACTAAGAGGTTCAATCGCGATAGATATTGGGAACCTCTCCTTTCTTAGTTTCTTGGACATTGGCAACAACAGCATCAACGGTGAAATCCCTGATGAACTCGGCTATTTGAGGAGGCTGAAGCACTTGTCCTTGTCAATGAATAATCTCACAGGTCAAATTCCAGAAAGTCTTGGATTACTGAGAAGGCTCGAGTTGTTGGATCTTTCTGAAAATGATCTCTTTGGATCTGTTCCTTCGTCTATCTTCAATGTCTCTTCTTTGAAGGTCatcaatttgatttataatgCACTATCTGGGACCTTGCCGAATGACATTTGCCATAATCTTCCGCGGCTGGAGGGATTACAAATAGCAAGAAATCAACTCTCTGGCCAACTACCAAGCAATTTAGACAAATGCAAAGAGCTAATATATTTGTCCTTGTCATATAACCACTTCACAG GAAACTTGCCTAGAGACATGTGGAACTTGACAAAACTTCAACATCTATTTATTGGATGGAATAACATAACAGGTATTTCTAATGTTCTGGTTTAA
- the LOC138338068 gene encoding probable LRR receptor-like serine/threonine-protein kinase At3g47570: MSYQVKYQMEGLLVIFTAESFIGNEELCGPPRFQVKVCEIQNNVTRRNRKKTVLKFVLGPVAAGGLVIGVLGMIWLLNYRRRNNQLIPLTDWYDQLSHKRFSYYELVRGTNNFDESNLIGKGSLGMVYKGTFTNGTIAAVKVFNAQLQDAFKRFDLECKALVFEYMPNGDVDYWLYSHNNFLDLNKRLKIMFDVACAVEYLHQGHSLVVVHCDLNILLDEDMVARVSDFGISKLLTAYDPVALTKT; this comes from the exons ATGAGTTATCAGGTGAAATACCAGATGGAGGGCCTTTTGGTAATTTTCACAGCTGAATCATTCATCGGCAACGAAGAGTTATGTGGACCGCCTAGATTCCAAGTCAAGGTGTGTGAAATCCAGAACAACGTGACAAGAAGAAACAGGAAGAAAACAGTACtaaaatttgttcttggacCAGTTGCAGCTGGAGGTTTAGTCATAGGGGTTTTAGGCATGATATGGTTGTTGAATTATCGGAGACGTAACAACCAACTTATTCCTTTAACTGATTGGTATGATCAGTTATCACACAAAAGGTTTTCTTACTATGAACTTGTTCGAGGGACTAACAACTTTGACGAATCAAATTTGATTGGAAAGGGAAGCCTTGGTATGGTTTATAAGGGGACATTTACAAATGGGACTATAGCTGCTGTAAAGGTTTTCAATGCACAACTGCAAGATGCATTCAAGAGGTTTGATTTGGAGTGTAAG GCATTGGTGTTTGAGTACATGCCTAATGGAGATGTTGATTATTGGCTTTACTCACACAACAATTTCTTGGATTTAAACAAGAGGCTGAAAATTATGTTTGATGTGGCTTGTGCCGTAGAGTATCTACACCAAGGCCATTCACTTGTAGTGGTCCATTGCGACTTGAACATACTTTTGGATGAAGACATGGTTGCCAGAGTAAGTGATTTTGGTATATCCAAACTCTTGACCGCGTATGATCCAGTGGCATTGACAAAGACTTAA